The following nucleotide sequence is from Aerosakkonema funiforme FACHB-1375.
GGGATGAAGGAGCTTCTTGTCACCCTACTTTCAAGTATTGCGCGGTCTAATGTCACGGTAGCGACGGTCGAAAGCCACTGGTGCTGAATTCAAGGTTATCTGCTGCCACTGTGTTTTGCCGTTATCGGCACTGTAGAGTATAGTGATTATTTATATGCGCCAATGGCGCACAAATTCCTAAAAAACCAGTAAAACTGATTTGACAGGTCGCCTTACCCAATTTCCTTTGCTATCCACTTTGCCATAGAAAGTTTGCCCTTTGTAATAGAAAGACGAAGAACTTCCTCCATCCAAATTCATCGCTTTCTCCACTCCCAACGACTTCATAAATTTAGCTAGTTCTGATAAGGACATCCCAGAACTCGTAGGCTTTTCTGGTTTTTGCGCCACCATTACCCACAAAAGACTACCATCAAGAGTAATACCAATTGCCGTTCTAGCATTCGGGCGGTTACTTCCTAACGCATCCCGGATGATTTTTCCATTTGCCACATCCGCGAACCCCTCTGGAACTAAACCTAATTCTGGTAATAAGCGTGGCCCACCACCCAAGGCATCTACTAAACGGCAACTATCGGGAATTGGTTCATTGCGAAAGTTAATATCATAACGAATGGTTCCTCCACAAATGTAGCGTCTTAATTCACTCCGATTGAGCATTTTGTCCAAGTAAGGGGCGTTTTTAGGATTATTAATGAAGCGTTCATTGAGTTTTGGGTCTGCAATTAACTCCCCTTGTCGAATTACAATGGAAGTAGTTTTTTGGTTCACTGGGTCGAAAAAGCCACCGTTGATGGCTGCAAATGTTTGATGTGTTGCTGCCACGTTTTCTACGGGTTCAAGTGTTGGAGAAACCACAGGTCTGACAGAAAAACGGCTGGTTTTTGGAATCAACAGTGTATGCACTACGCTTTGTGGCAAGGTGTAAAATTTATATACAATTTCTGCGCTTTGTGGTGATTCAACCGTATGAGTAGAGGTTTTCGTCGGTCGGGTACGGGCATTAGACAATAGTACGACTACTAAACCGAGCGAACTTACGAGTATCCAAAACAGCAACCAGACTTTTTTCATTGCTCACTGTCTAAATTAGCCGCCGAAATTTTGAGTCTCAAGCTCAACGCTTTAATTACGTCCAATAGAGAATTTGTGCCTGCGGGAAGCGGCGAGCGATCGCTTGCTCAAAAAAGCGGCGTAGAGTATTCATGGTGTCTTTATCATAGACATACTTGAACCCAGCAAATTTGTTCCGCTTGATTACTCGTCCCGCTTCATCCAAGTCTAGCTTGCTATGAGGATACCAAGTTTGCAACACCTCCTTCGAGCCTGGAGTAAAGCGGTGAGAGATTAACTCGAATGTCAGATCGCAATCGAAATCAAGTGCAACACCGATCTGGTCAAACAGTTGAGTATAATGTTCTTCCCAATCTTCTATAGGCATAATCGGAGCAATCACTAATCCTACTGGGTAGCCACCACCTCCCTGTTGCGGGGGCAATGCCAGCTTTCGCAATGCTCCTAAACGGGCGCTCACTGGGGCTGTTCCTCCCTCCATCCTGGTGGAAATGGGGGCAGCATTTACACTCACTCTATCCAAAGCAGTGTTTCCCCATATTCTTTCGCTGACTAAAAATTAGTATGCAGCTTGTATTCGTTACTATTACTGCTCATCTAATAGCAACAAAATCAAGCTATATTTATTTAAGAATAAGTTTTAATCAAGTAACCAACTCTGAATAGAATCAACACTTTGGCTCTGACGAGCTTTTAACCGTGATGAATTGGGGAAAATCCCATGCTTACTATCACGGTTTCCCACAATGCGGCTAACGTAGTTGGAATGCTTTCGCAGCGTGCTATTAAGACTCTCAGGCAAGCCGAGTTTTGTGTAGTCAAACAAGAGGGCGATTATGGATTTACGGGTAGTTTGACGATTCCATTGTTACCTGAAGAAGGTTTGACTTGGCAAGGTGTGAAAAGCTGTTTAGAAAATTCTGGATATCAAGTACGAATAGTTTGTTAGTTTTCACAACTCTATCCTGGCATGGCTTCGAGCCTGCCGGGATTATTTTTTTATTGGGCTGTCGCCCCTTCAAGAAGAACAGTTCAATTGAGTGAGAAAAACTATGACTGCGTGGATAAAAAACTGGTTCAGCAATATGGAGAGCTTAGAAAAGCCTATCCTTGTTGATGGGATTCAATACCCAACAGTAGAAAACTTCTACGCCGCCTCCAAAACTTTGGATGTTCAACAAAAGCGTAAAATTGCCACACTTACACCATCAGTAGCTAAAAAATATGCTCGTACTCTCGCCTTACGTTCTGATTGGGAAGAAGTTAAGTTCGCCATTATGCTTATTGGGTTAATCCAGAAGTTTTCTTATGGTAGTAATTGGCATAAAGAATTAATGAATACAAGAGGGGAAGAGTTGCTGGAATTAAACAACTGGCACGATACTGTTTGGGGCGTACCAGCTAATATTGCTCCGGGTGGCCAAGGAAAAGCTATTCCAAATGGTCAGCAGGGAAACAATTGGTTAGGGCGATTGTTGATGTTCCTTCGAGATGAACCATTACTCTGGCAAACTATTGGTAATAATGCCGCCGAATGGGATAACCAAAAATACTTGCTGAAAAGTCAAGAGTGGTTAGTTACTAATCCTAATTTTCCTCCAGTACCTAATATGGCTATCTTGAAGGGAAAAACCATCGATAATGGTACTTTACCTAGCCAACGCTTGAAAGTAGTTATTAGTGGTTCTCGTACTGTGGCACAACTACCCGCAGAAGCTATTAGCCGCATTGAGAAAATTATGGAACTCGGTGCTAAAATTTTAATTGGCGATTGCTTTGGTGCAGATTGTCTGGTGCAAACTTTTCTCAAACAATCTGGGTATAGCCGAGTTACTGTTTACTATACAGGCACTTCACCTAGAAACAACGTTGGATTTGCTAGTGTGAGGGTTAATGGTTCTTATACAGAGCGCGATTGGATAATGTGTTCGCTAGCAGATTATGGTTTGGCGATTCTCAAGGATAACTCTCCTGGAACTCTCAAAAATATCCAAAGAATGCCTGGAAAAGTTAGAGTTATTCAAGTTTAAAGCATCACCAAACAATATTAGCCTAAGCAACAAGCTTAGGTTATTTTCTTGATTTTATCTGTCAATTTCTTGATTTTTAGCAGAGATTTTACCCAAGTTCAATTGATTAAGTCTGGCATCGACTAAAGGCTTAACTTTAGAAATAAAGTGTTCGACTTCTTCTGACTTAAGACCGTGTTTTTGTAGTTCCTCCAGGCTCGACGCGATCGGCAATGGCGTATAGCTACCGCCCTCATACCGCACCCGCATTTTGGGAATCTTTGCGTCAGTGGAACTATTGTCATAAAGTGTCAGTTCAGATTTAGCTTTATCCCAGACAGCCGTGTTAGATTTGCCAATAGCTTGAGCGCCAGTGGGAGTGGGTTTACCTTCGAGGTAAAGGAAGCTGTGGACAGTAGGCGCGATCGCCTCTGTCCGCTGTGCTTGTAACGCCTGAGCTTTGTTAAACTCCAGTTGTAGAGCCACAGAGGGCGGTATAGGAACCACGCTAGCAGTATCATAACTATTGCTAAAGGAGACTTGTGGCATTGCTTGCTGGTTGTCTGGTGTCACCGGGGGGTGGGAAGACACAGTATATTGTTCTTCTTGTTGTGCGTAAGCAGAGTCAACTAACTGCATTTGGTTATCTACTTGTGTATGTGGTGATTCCAACTCTGCTGTCGAACTAGAAGTATACAAGAGAGTTTCTGGTAATTTTGGCATCGATTCAAGGCGTTCCAAGTAGGTATTTGGTTCTCCTGAAGCCTGAAGTACTTCGCCACATCGCTCAATTAGTTGTTGGTAGACCTCTGGTTTTACTGAATCTGGTTTAATGAATAGGACATCATAACTCCGTTGAGTTTCAGACCAAACTAGAGCCTCGTCAGGCGCTTGTTGCCATTCTACCCCCTGTGCAGAAAGCCAACGTGAAGTGATATCACTCAATCGTTTGTCTACTGATAGTCCTAAAGCAGGCTGTTCTTCTACTTCCCCATTGGGTGTCTTCCACTCATGGTCTTCTTTAGTAAACAGTAACGTCGGTAATTGAGTTAGTTTTGTGCGAAATACGCGGGATGCTTCCACAACTGGAGAAACATTTGCTGATTTTTTTTCTGTTTGAATCAGCTTTGTCCAAGTTTCTGGGTATTCCACACTCTCTGGGTCAACCGTGATGGTTGCCGTGGTAGAATTACTGGTCAATACAGCATTCTGGAAAGAAATTCCTTC
It contains:
- a CDS encoding phosphodiester glycosidase family protein; translated protein: MKKVWLLFWILVSSLGLVVVLLSNARTRPTKTSTHTVESPQSAEIVYKFYTLPQSVVHTLLIPKTSRFSVRPVVSPTLEPVENVAATHQTFAAINGGFFDPVNQKTTSIVIRQGELIADPKLNERFINNPKNAPYLDKMLNRSELRRYICGGTIRYDINFRNEPIPDSCRLVDALGGGPRLLPELGLVPEGFADVANGKIIRDALGSNRPNARTAIGITLDGSLLWVMVAQKPEKPTSSGMSLSELAKFMKSLGVEKAMNLDGGSSSSFYYKGQTFYGKVDSKGNWVRRPVKSVLLVF
- a CDS encoding NADAR family protein; amino-acid sequence: MTAWIKNWFSNMESLEKPILVDGIQYPTVENFYAASKTLDVQQKRKIATLTPSVAKKYARTLALRSDWEEVKFAIMLIGLIQKFSYGSNWHKELMNTRGEELLELNNWHDTVWGVPANIAPGGQGKAIPNGQQGNNWLGRLLMFLRDEPLLWQTIGNNAAEWDNQKYLLKSQEWLVTNPNFPPVPNMAILKGKTIDNGTLPSQRLKVVISGSRTVAQLPAEAISRIEKIMELGAKILIGDCFGADCLVQTFLKQSGYSRVTVYYTGTSPRNNVGFASVRVNGSYTERDWIMCSLADYGLAILKDNSPGTLKNIQRMPGKVRVIQV